The following are encoded together in the Candidatus Flexicrinis proximus genome:
- a CDS encoding single-stranded DNA-binding protein, translated as MGTSINTQVTGFVGSDPQVREVGEQRVASFSVAISRKNRAGEKLTLWVRVNCWNKLADIAVQYVRKGSLVQASAEWLRPSAWTDQSGTAQASVDMDASRLVLLDRAENGDHGSDESDGNIPF; from the coding sequence ATGGGTACCAGCATCAATACACAGGTGACAGGGTTCGTCGGCAGTGATCCGCAGGTGCGCGAAGTGGGTGAGCAGCGCGTGGCGTCGTTCTCGGTGGCGATCAGCCGCAAGAACCGCGCCGGCGAGAAGCTGACACTGTGGGTGCGAGTGAACTGCTGGAACAAACTGGCCGACATCGCGGTGCAGTACGTCCGCAAGGGGTCGCTGGTGCAGGCGTCGGCGGAGTGGCTGAGGCCGTCGGCGTGGACCGACCAGAGCGGCACGGCGCAGGCCAGCGTCGATATGGACGCGAGCCGGCTCGTTCTGCTAGACCGCGCCGAGAACGGCGACCACGGCTCGGACGAGAGCGATGGGAATATCCCGTTCTAG
- a CDS encoding HNH endonuclease gives MIAGGAFFVQSAVLPLSVAWDAFREKNGSPDFLSLRSKILSYSSNANKLALDPMIGCKVLSSPFFFPEDQWIPQPTNWSPNLVAGRAYDEDSAEARQLLAQVQAYLTEDIDNVRYEISEAVDPKSVKRYAPVTTMRRLGQGAFEVLITEAYQHRCAATQEQTVPVLQAAHIKPYSAGGFHEVQNGILLRSDIHTLFDLGYITIASDLTLEVSSRIKEEYKNGREYYALHGRRLHTPASISKQPHRGSY, from the coding sequence GTGATTGCCGGTGGTGCATTTTTTGTACAAAGTGCCGTATTACCTTTATCTGTTGCATGGGATGCTTTTAGGGAGAAGAACGGTAGTCCAGATTTCCTTTCGCTCAGATCTAAAATCCTGTCTTATTCAAGCAATGCGAATAAGTTGGCTTTGGACCCAATGATAGGCTGCAAAGTTTTGTCCAGTCCTTTCTTTTTTCCCGAGGATCAGTGGATCCCGCAACCAACAAATTGGAGCCCAAATCTTGTTGCGGGACGAGCTTATGACGAAGACTCCGCTGAAGCCCGGCAACTGTTGGCTCAGGTACAAGCCTACCTAACAGAAGATATTGATAATGTTCGTTATGAGATTAGTGAAGCCGTCGATCCGAAATCTGTGAAACGGTATGCTCCTGTAACGACTATGCGTCGTCTGGGCCAGGGCGCTTTCGAGGTGCTGATTACCGAGGCATATCAACATAGGTGTGCTGCAACACAAGAACAGACCGTTCCAGTTTTACAGGCAGCCCACATCAAACCATACAGTGCTGGTGGCTTTCACGAAGTTCAGAACGGAATTCTCTTGCGTTCTGACATTCACACATTGTTTGATCTTGGCTATATCACCATTGCGTCGGATTTAACGCTCGAAGTTAGCAGTCGTATAAAGGAAGAATACAAAAATGGACGCGAATACTATGCTTTACACGGAAGAAGACTTCATACTCCCGCATCCATAAGTAAGCAACCACACCGAGGATCTTATTGA